From the genome of Candidatus Omnitrophota bacterium:
GGAGGCTTTTGACCAGTAGGTTGGAGCTTTGTTTGCATGAGGATAAATCACAGATTTATTCGGTTTGCGGCGGTATAAAGTTCTTGGGGTTCAGGATTTTCCCTTGGCATCGCCGGCTTGCTACGGATAATGTCAAACGTTTCAGGAAGAGGCTTAACAGGTTTTCATCCTTGTTTTTAGATGGCAAGATGACCGCTACCAAGGTAAAGGATTCTCTGCGTTGTTGGATGGCGCACAGCAAATACGCCGATGCCGTGGTCTTGCGCAGAAAAATCCTTAGTGGGCTGCTCAAAAAAGAAAGCAGTATCGCTTATTTAGCGCAGGACGTATTGACCAATTGATTAATGTGATGAGGTTTAATATGCAAAAATGGGATCAGAATTATTTTTTTAAACTAAAGGACGCTGAAAATAATTCTGATCCCGTTTTACGAAGGGGAGGACGATGGGGATGAAGGCGTTGGCCGGGTTAGCGATAATAACAGTGCTGTTATTATCGTCTGCCGTTAGTGCTTTTGCCGATACTGGCTTTACGGGCGGAAGTTACGACGGTTACAGCACAGGGGTTTCCGCAGATTTTGCCCTGGGCGGTCTCTCTGTAACTGTTTCCTCGGTTGCTAACCAGAGTTTTGTGGCTGGACAGGGATCCGCGGTCATCTCCGCCATAACAATAACTGATTCTACCGGAGGGGCAATCAATGCGGATAATGATTTGAGGATAATCATCCCTTCTGGTTTTAGCATGCAGTGGGACACTACGCAGACCTCCGCCGTTATCACCAGCCCCATTTCTTTTAAAATAAGCCCGCTGGTAACTTATGAGAATTCGAACCAGACATTAGTCTTGAGCATTATCTATGATTTCTCGGAAGGCGACTCTTTTATTCTCTCGGGACTTTCTTTTGCCGGCTTTTCCGCCGCCTCGCCGGCAAGCAATCTGGGGATAGATATCTATAATACGGGCGTCAGCTATGCAAAAGACGATAAAACAATCCAAATTATTTCAAACGAAGACGTGCTTTTTACCGGAGGCGGTTATGATGGATACGCCGCCTCCGGTTCGGAAGATATCCTGTTAAACAGCGCCAATACCGATTATTTTTCAGTAACCCATCCGAGTTACCAGGCAGTTTGCGGGGAGAACCAGACGATAACGGTCACTGCCAAGGATGGAGGCGGCAATACGATTACAACTTACAGTCCTGCTGTCAGCGTAAGTGTAAGCAAGACCGAAACAGGGGGAAACCTGGCCGATTCCGCTGTTTTGAGCAAGGATTCTTTAACGGCCTCGGATTTTACTCTTGGCGTGGCTACTGTTACCTTAACCGATACTGAATCCGAAACGGTTACCCTTACTGCCGTCGATCAGGCATATCCTTCTATATCCGGCACATCTTTGCCTATAACCTTTATTATTAATTTTACCATCACTTCTCCTGTCGGCGGTGAAAACTGGGGAAAGGAGAGCTCGCAAATAATTACCTGGTCTTATGTCGGCGCAGTAGGAAGCACGGTACAATTGCTTTTATCCACAGATAGCGGCCTAACTTATCCGTACATCATTACAAGTTCTACTTCTTCGGGAAGCGATGGCGTTGGTTCCTATACCTGGATTCTCCCG
Proteins encoded in this window:
- a CDS encoding Ig-like domain-containing protein, whose translation is MKALAGLAIITVLLLSSAVSAFADTGFTGGSYDGYSTGVSADFALGGLSVTVSSVANQSFVAGQGSAVISAITITDSTGGAINADNDLRIIIPSGFSMQWDTTQTSAVITSPISFKISPLVTYENSNQTLVLSIIYDFSEGDSFILSGLSFAGFSAASPASNLGIDIYNTGVSYAKDDKTIQIISNEDVLFTGGGYDGYAASGSEDILLNSANTDYFSVTHPSYQAVCGENQTITVTAKDGGGNTITTYSPAVSVSVSKTETGGNLADSAVLSKDSLTASDFTLGVATVTLTDTESETVTLTAVDQAYPSISGTSLPITFIINFTITSPVGGENWGKESSQIITWSYVGAVGSTVQLLLSTDSGLTYPYIITSSTSSGSDGVGSYTWILPAEISSQARVKIVSNDYPAVLDASDVDFAITGLQVISPNGGEEWEKGYPHTISWESVGAAANDIVLKYSVDGGAVWKLIDSGQPADGSYPWSVPDDVSATVKIKVYSVSDEAGFYDISDNNFTIETNPKLIITSPNGGQSWYVGNVYNIAWDRVGRLYDTLDLYYSTDGGASWTVIASGQDNSGIYSWIVPDAVGAQVKVRVVESGVPVARDTTVKAEDTSDADFSIIEPSITVTSPDGAEVWVYGDTRNITWTTTGTISNNLLLEYSADGENWIEISSGQANDGTYSWVIPDDPSATVKVRITDSDRPQASDASDGYFNLLSRPRITVSQPNGGELLT